The Deltaproteobacteria bacterium genome includes a window with the following:
- a CDS encoding cytochrome b/b6 domain-containing protein, whose protein sequence is MGSHHSHGKKERYFQRLTLSERIQHIILFTSTTLLIFTGFMVYGERWAVEMMGAAGAKIFWWRGLIHRIAAVGVISVCTFHLFYVITKKSGRSWFMDMIPKPKDAVDAFQNVTYMIGLRKERPKMDRFTYMEKLEYFSVYFGMMIVITTGTMLWTEYLWNKFHLDVAQAFHVGEATLAALALIIGHIFSVHFNHHVYPMNKAFLDGQISEELMKEEHALWHERVMKEEAEKAKEGGKAENE, encoded by the coding sequence ATGGGAAGTCATCACAGTCACGGAAAAAAAGAGAGATATTTTCAAAGGCTGACACTTAGTGAAAGAATTCAGCACATTATTTTGTTTACGTCTACAACCCTTCTGATTTTTACGGGATTCATGGTCTATGGTGAACGATGGGCCGTTGAGATGATGGGAGCAGCCGGCGCAAAAATATTCTGGTGGCGCGGCCTTATTCACAGGATAGCCGCCGTCGGTGTTATTTCTGTCTGTACCTTCCACCTCTTCTACGTAATTACAAAGAAGTCAGGGCGAAGCTGGTTTATGGATATGATCCCAAAACCAAAAGACGCTGTTGACGCCTTTCAAAATGTTACGTACATGATAGGCCTTAGAAAAGAGCGGCCCAAGATGGACAGGTTTACTTATATGGAGAAACTTGAATACTTTTCCGTTTATTTCGGCATGATGATCGTTATTACAACAGGAACCATGCTCTGGACGGAGTATCTCTGGAACAAGTTCCACCTCGATGTGGCCCAGGCATTCCATGTCGGTGAAGCAACACTGGCAGCCCTGGCCCTTATCATCGGCCATATCTTCTCCGTCCATTTCAATCACCATGTCTATCCCATGAACAAGGCTTTTCTTGACGGACAAATATCAGAGGAACTGATGAAAGAGGAACATGCTCTCTGGCATGAAAGAGTAATGAAAGAAGAAGCAGAAAAAGCGAAAGAAGGGGGCAAGGCCGAGAATGAGTAG